Genomic segment of Arctopsyche grandis isolate Sample6627 chromosome 11, ASM5162203v2, whole genome shotgun sequence:
taatatgtaagtatacttTTGTATAGAAATTGTGATTAAATTGTGtacgtttatttaaaattgcatACGAATGCGAAATTTTAGCAAACGTTAAACGCAACGACTGCAGTTTCATATTATAGattgtataaacaattctaaCTCGGCAACAAACATGATGACGCGCAATTTCTTAACGTCATTTTGTAATACAATATGTTTAATCGCATTATCGCGATGTTTATTTCTTTGATTGTCTGCAATTTCCGGTCAATTCACTTTCATATTCAGCTGAAGTTGTTGTAAACGGTACTTAAAACGTTGCCGAGAAGATAAGaaattaatttttccattttgaGTGCAGATTCGTTCGTCTCggttgtaatatttgtatgatTACATCAGACGATATCAATTATTACTCAGTCGTTGCTGTTGATGTGTGCTTTTAAAACGGTATATTTGTGTGAATTTTAGATGTCAcatcaattaaattgaatatttttgttttgatttagtAAAAGTGGGAGAGAAGAGTGAAGATATCTGAGAAGAGTGATTTATTTTTTGGGTATTATCGAAATGTAAGAGCAAGAAgagaacaaatttttttttattatttattaattttattcaagtaCAAATAGGATTTCCTAATTTGTTTGCCACATTTTTATGttagaattttatatttttagtgttgatatttttttaattataaataataagtgGCCATTTTGTGTGTCAAAAATCCATGACCTTCATATTTCTCATAATTCCTCATGCATTTGTTTTTAATgtgtcatatttttaaatattttaatgtgtacgtgtaatttgtattgtatttgtttttgccATAATTGTACCTATTTTTAAATGCAGATTATTTTCATTGCCATCGATTTTGATAAATGTAtgccatatattattatattgccaGTATTTCTgaatcacttttatttttgtatgcacatttttatattcttatattgatgatctgtaaaaaatctcattttttatatacataaatagataattGCCGAATGATTACGAAATTTATTATACCCTGATTTTCATACGAAATgttcgaaaaatataaattgtaccaGTTGTTGACActttcattttgaaataaaatggtATGGGGTCGAAAGGAATGAAATGTAGTTTAATGcacgactatttaatatgacggTCAGGAAGGAAGTCAGATGGTAGACTGTCAAACTAAACCATGTCATACAGAGCCCCTACAGCAGAGCATCGCAACCCACAAACGCGATCTCGCTCGCAGGCGTTAGATCTATATGCTATAGTGTAACGCGGGTACACACGTTGAGATGCTCTGCCCTACAGTACTCTTCCCCTAGTGGTAacgatacataaaaaataacgctataatttacaaattagaagaaaaattatattaatatgtgGTTACCAAGTTATGCTCGAGGTGGCATCAGATTCGAAAGCCATGATGTCTTGAGGGGTAGTCTGAGCTGGGGCAGTGAATCAGTGATTGTCGGGAGTATGCTGCTTGATTGCTTGGTCCCTCGGCAAGGGTCTGTGACGATCTTGATTTAATGCACGAATATTTAATATGACGGCCGAAAAGGAAGTCAAGTAGTAGCCACCAGTATGGTCGAATCAGTGCCAACTCAGGATGGCGACCCAACTGCTATTAATATTCGTTAATTAAATTAAGTAGGAATTCAAAGTGTCAACCACTACAGTGTACACTCgggcaaaaatattttaataataaagaaattcaaaatatatattaatcgcctaattaaaaagtattttaaataccatttttgtactatttttttttatgcacatttttatattcatgatcTGTAGAAAAtctcaatttttaaatacatacgatGATTAGCGAATGATTATGAAATtcagtattatttattacaccCCATTCTCATACGAGATgtgtttcaaaaatataaattgtaccaGTTGTTGACACCAACATTTCGAACTAAAatggttaaaaaaattataccacAATCAATATTCAATTGTATTAAGTAGGAATTTTAAGTGTCAACCACTAGTACACTCggacataaatattttaataataataaatattcaatcaaatacattcaaaatatttattaatcacttaatttataaatacatcatcatttgatttaTCACTTTTTTTACAATCATCTTCTGGTTCGTCATCATCGTCCAGTTCGTCTTTCTTGAGATCTTCATGTTCATCATCGTCCAGTTCGTCTTTCTCGAGATCTTCACGTTCATCATCGTTCAGTTTGTCTTTCTCGAGATCTTCATGTTCATCTTCGTCCAATTCGTCTTTCTCGAGATCTTCATGTTCATCATCGTCCAGTTCGTCTTTCTCGAGATACTCATGTTCATTGTCTAAGAATTTATCATCATTCAATTCTTCACTCTTTTTTTCGCCGACATCCTCCGTCTTATCTTTCTTCCCATCTTCATCTTCGTCCCCTAAGAACTTATTCCACCCGTCCAACCTTTTATTTAGATCAGCGTCCGTCTCCTGCATTTTATACTTGGTCTTTCCGTCCCAGATTTGAGCAGACAGTTGCCGTTTGCCGAACCATCTACCGTTGATCAATTGCACGACAGCTTCAGCCTCTTCAGGCTCCTTCATAACGACCTGAGCCACACCCTCAGGGTGCCGGTCGTACAACATAACCTTCTTAACTTCTCCACACTTGGAACACTCCTCCCTCATATCCTGCTGATACTCCAAGATCAGATGGACTTCGTTGTCAAACAAAGCCGGCTCGAATAGATTCTTGATTATAACAATTCGCTCATGCTTAGAGCGTTCTCCGCGCATCTTCTCCGGCCTCCAATCGAACAACCTCTCCTGCATCTTCTTCAACTTTTCCTTGTCCTTCCTGCGTTTCTTCTTAGGCTTCAACGCCGGATTAAAATCACCCTTCATTTGAAACTGAGCCCTTTGGACTTTCATCTTATGATCCCGGACCACGTATCCATCTAATATATTCAAAGCCAAGTCAACAGACTCtactcttatatatgtacataatgcatCACCTTTAAGCTGTTGAGAATTGGGCTTAGTATATAACTTTATCTTCATCCTTTGAGTGCTCGGGTCTTTCATTACCAATCCACATTTTTGCATTATATCAACAAACTCCTCTTCGGTTATGTCTAAAGGTAAGTTGGATACATAGACTTTAGTGTTTTGATCTTCGGCCAAATCAAACCATTTCGGGTCTTCTGGCTTCCTTTTAAGTGCCGCCTTTTCCTCAACAACCTCTTTCTTTTCAACCTTAGTGTCAGAGGTATTATCTACGAATCCGTATGACATCTGATACTGCGCTAAGAAGTCGTCGTCTACTTTGGGAAACCACGCATTTTTTTCCTCGTCCCAAATATATACAGAGCCATCCTTATCAGTGTAAGTATGTTTATCACCGTCATGGCCATATTTTACGGCATCATCGGATTTGGTATATTCAGTCCGTACTACCCATTGATTGCTAGTATTGCACCATACATATTCCTGCTTATTAGACGGGTCTGTATAGATGGCTATGTTATCTTCGTAATGTATATGTTCGGTATAATTATCAGTACTGGGATTTACGTTAACTGGTTCTGGAGTGTCGGCTATTGATTCAGTATCTAAATTAGATTCTAAAACGATGGGCTTTGGAGGGTCAGGTTTTGGTTTGGGTTTTAAATCATCACTGGTTGGAATTTCCTTTAAATTTTGCGGTGGCTCAACTTTTGAGGTTATGTTTGGTTTGACCTCACTTTGGGTGAGTTTTTCCGATGTTTCTTCGGAAAGTTTGATCTTAAATCCTATCTTGAACTTCTTTTCCGTCATTTCAATGCGGAATTGTGGTCATAAAGCGAAAGTCAAGACATGATAACCACCCGAAACGAAACGTCAAAACTTACTTTCGACCATAACGTTCAATTGTTCGACCATGGTCTGTGGGGACGCTTTTGGATTCTCATTgcgtttaaatgtatttttattcaactttATGCATTAAGGATTCTAAATTAGATCAAATTTATGAAATTGACCATTGCAAGGACTGTTCAAcacgttttttaaatattttttaacaaaattaaagctaattttttaaaatgatccatcaatttaaatatagtaGTGAAGCTTATCAGAGTtgtacaaaaatctaaatattatttatttgtgaaaatgaaCATAAATACAGTGGCGGTTCATCGAAAATTTTTTTGCAAGCACTACATGTACTCATCTATAAACATCCAGTTATAAAGAGAGATTGGAGTTCTGATGTATGCATATCAAAACTCGGTAATCTTCAAAGAAGATTTTATTCACTGTTTATTAcaagtattatatttgtaaatacgaATCATTATTTCAGGAGGGGGTGATTAGTAATGTGAGCTCGTTGAAGTGGCTGGTTGAACTGAACTGAAGAGTAGATCTCGTAAACGAGTATATAAATGTGTAGATTTTGATATTGATGACATCTTTTATTAGTCATCGGAGGGGTAC
This window contains:
- the LOC143919020 gene encoding 17S U2 SnRNP complex component HTATSF1-like translates to MTEKKFKIGFKIKLSEETSEKLTQSEVKPNITSKVEPPQNLKEIPTSDDLKPKPKPDPPKPIVLESNLDTESIADTPEPVNVNPSTDNYTEHIHYEDNIAIYTDPSNKQEYVWCNTSNQWVVRTEYTKSDDAVKYGHDGDKHTYTDKDGSVYIWDEEKNAWFPKVDDDFLAQYQMSYGFVDNTSDTKVEKKEVVEEKAALKRKPEDPKWFDLAEDQNTKVYVSNLPLDITEEEFVDIMQKCGLVMKDPSTQRMKIKLYTKPNSQQLKGDALCTYIRVESVDLALNILDGYVVRDHKMKVQRAQFQMKGDFNPALKPKKKRRKDKEKLKKMQERLFDWRPEKMRGERSKHERIVIIKNLFEPALFDNEVHLILEYQQDMREECSKCGEVKKVMLYDRHPEGVAQVVMKEPEEAEAVVQLINGRWFGKRQLSAQIWDGKTKYKMQETDADLNKRLDGWNKFLGDEDEDGKKDKTEDVGEKKSEELNDDKFLDNEHEYLEKDELDDDEHEDLEKDELDEDEHEDLEKDKLNDDEREDLEKDELDDDEHEDLKKDELDDDDEPEDDCKKSDKSNDDVFIN